From Solanum stenotomum isolate F172 chromosome 2, ASM1918654v1, whole genome shotgun sequence:
tgatatgactataatcatttcattaagagtaaaatgaaaattttaaagttaaattgttactaaatatagaaatgtgttatttttattgaaactgactaaaaagaaaagtgattcATATAAATTGGGGGGCAGAGGTATCAGAGTAGTATTTTGTGTCTGGCATGGAAATTGAACCTGAAACCTCATGGTGCCCAATCCATTTCACGATCACTAAGCTACACACTTGGATGCATGACTTATTTCAgatcacaagtttcaaaaattatCTGATGAGTAAAAATGCAGCAAATTAAAACTAACCTTACACAAAGCCAAGAAAGGAAAATCAGTATGACGATCACCCAAACCAATCTCAGGTTTACTCTCTCCAAAAGCTTTTATAAGAGCATCAGCCTTGTTTTTACCAACAAGTACTCCTGGCTTCTTAACAAAGCCAGTAGCTCTACCTTTATAACTTTCAATCTCAGTTCCTAAAACCAAATCAGCTCCCAAAAAATCCTTCAAAAATGCTTCCACCATAACCCTAGGATTTGCGGTTAAAACACAACGTTTCCCACAAGAAGAGAACACTTTCCATGACTCAGGATGAAGATCATCTGAGTAGAATTTCGGTAGCACTGCACGTGCTACCGATTCTACATCAGATACTTTCATCCCAGCAAAAGTAGCAAAAATAAGTACTTGAATTCCAGCAGACTCCGAGACGAAATAGTAAAGAAGTCCAGCGAGTGGTGAAGATAAGAGAAGTATAAGTAACCTTAAAACACCTCCAACTTCGAAAGCAACTAAGGCGAAATAAGGGAAAGAGCTTCTTCCTCGAAGTAAAGTTCCATCCATGTCTGCGATTACTGTGTCCTTTTCGCGACCTATGGATGCACATTTATCCACAGATGGAAACGTTGTAATCGCCATTTTTGTAGCTAGTAAAGTtaacaaataaatatgttttatttgaagTTAAGTAACAAGTTtgagtgtgtatatatatgcatgttGATTAAGAAAGATGACAAATGAGGAAAACATAGTGAAGATAGTATCTAAGATAAATTAAATGTCCATAAGGATTTATCGGTAATTATTTAGCGACAATATATAATTCAGTATTTATATCCAACACTCTATGTATAGCGACTTTGGATCCAATAACATTAACTCAATTGCTGCTAAATGTTTTTGCAGCAATATaggaaatttaatttattgccATTAAATGTCTCTTTTGTAGTGATACTGATAATGGTTGGTTGTGTTGAAGAGATTAAGGGTGTGTTCGGTATAGAGaaaatgtttttatattttctcatatttgattggtcaatttttttggaaatattttctctatatGTACCTAAAAACATGAAGAAATGATTTCTTTAATGAAAGTAGGGAAAACAGGTTTCACGTGGGACATTTCATATTGATTGTGTCACTTCTCATCCTCTAACACACTTCATCTTCACCCCTACCCCAGTAGCCCCCATCCCCACGACTCCACACCCTCCTACCTCTGTTATCACCTCCCATAGTTTTTGtctaaataattatatacaaatacttttaaaataatattttttaaatacatacCAAGCGCAAAacaataagttaaaaaaaacaCTGATTTACTTTGGAACACGCCTAAAGCTTCTAGAATTTGCTTGAAATTGGCATATTCTTATTTCTCTAGGATGGAGAAAAGCCTATTTCTTAGTTCAAATCGTCATGTCTTgtttttgtatattttcttactttttatgTTACATGCagttttttgtcttttaattcCAAGTAGAGGTCAGCAAAATCATATTGAATTTACCAAAACATAATGGCTTTGTTTAGGATCATACTAAAATGCTTCTTTGTTCCAACCGCCAATTTCTAAAACTTAGGTTGAAGTACACAAATATggaatattataaaataaaacattaatatATCATTTCACAAAATGACAATTATTAATCCTTGTAATATTTGTTACTCCCGTTTATATGAACTAGGCGTCCAAAGTATTGGGACAGTATAAAAGTAATCAATTTGACTTCTTATgtcacccaaaaaaaaaaaaagcaaattcCCATTGAAATACTGGTAGTAGGCATtaaatatcatttcttttttcactGATTTTGGaaagcaaaaagttcacataatCAACTCTgatctatttttaaatatataaggattacaaaatatttaactGCTCCCTTTTTATCAGTTTGGAAATCAAAAGAATGAAACTAAACTTGTACTAAAATCTGTTACTTGTATTTTGTAACATAAAAAGAGAGATGTAAGCCGAGACCAAATGGATTCAATTGAACTCACAAGAACGTATAATATTATACATGGTCAAGTTGTCTGTTATAGAATTTCTTTTGCTACCTTTTTGTTGGGATACTCAGTATGTATCTGCTAGTGTAGTAGGTCAATAGCTCCTTCAACTTCACTGTTTTCGAAACATCTTTGGTTCTCAAAGCCCTCAAAACTTTTGATCTTGTACCTGTGGATAATGCAAATGAATCATCATTTTTAATGCTAATATGAGTTGAGTTGACACAAATATGAATAATTTCGTATCAAGCAAATGCCTGTGTAGAGTTGGGACGTAGTTAGAGATAGAGACCTACTAGCATCTCATCTTCATAACAtttaatcaattgaaaaagaagagaacaGAACTCTATAGCAATAGGTCGATGGCCAAATATCTGAAACAGAGTTCTTATCCCTATGACCTAAGACAAAACCGCAAAGCTTAATGAGAACCAAGAGCTCCAACAGCTCTCTCCGTTATATGTAGAATAGATCCTATAAGCTGAATGATCCTGTTGAAAACTCAGTTATGTTTCTGGCAAGTAAACCAACTCAAGAGCACAGTAATCAAGCATTGATTCTGTATCAAGACTTGAGGGTAGCTAGAAGAAAGAGGGAAGCATTGGATATTTTCACTCCATTCACGCAACAGAAAGAAACATTGAACcaataaaagagaaagaaatgtTGGTGTATGCATGATCAATATGTTTACCAGTAGAGCAGTACCAGAAGTTAATTGTATTTAGGCTTTTGTTCTCCATCTCTCAATCACAACCTGTAATTGCTGAGTTCTCCTCCTAACCTGTAAAACAAAGATTTTTAGTACGTTGCCACCACCAATAAGGCGTGCATTCAGCTGCactcaaaagaaaaacatgCAACTGTATAATCCTAACACAAAGCAAGTAACCTCTAAATTTACTTACAAGTTAACTCACATGCTCTTTCACAACTGATGCTTTCGAAAGTTAAAAACAGTAGCTGAAATAATGGAATCATATTACATACttcatttttgtaatttgtgTAGTGAAAAGGCAACAACTTTTTGTTGAAGACTTGGTAATTTATCAAGTTGGACATGGTCCAAATTGCTGTACAGTTTTCTGTCATTGGAAATTAAATTGCATAATATTTAGATTAAAGGACTTTAtcgaaataataataataataataattagattaACCTATCAAAAAGAAATAGATTACAGGTTTCTTATTCTCTAAAGCAAAGGAATATTCTCCTCCACACTTTTTAACTTGAAGGTTGAAAGCTGAAGGAAACAGAATTATATAACTTGTAATAAATGGGCAAGACGAGGTAGACCTAAAATCACACCAGAGGAGTATCTCGAATGACTTAACTATCTGTTGAGACCCACACAGACTTACAAAAAAGTAGAATTCATTACAATGAAAGTAAAAGTTTCATATAGGCAATAACAACTAGCTCCGGTCAAAGCTTAGTCATGTTGGTACACTAATATTAGGTTCAGTATTTGGTAGGAGTTCTTTTTGTCTGTTTGTTTGTCAGTTCAAAATGTAGAGAACCTCCACCACTAGAGAATCCCAAATTACTGAATACTGGAATGAATCAGGTCCAAATGGAACAAAATAGATTGTAAGAATTAGCATAGCCGACTCTAACTACCTAGAGGTTGAGGTGTTGGCGTTCACTTCTTGAGTATGGCATGTGCATCATAAGGCTAAAAATACCTCTTTTAACATAACAGCATTATTTAGAGTTTGAATCAAGCGTGTAGGAAACTAATTAATACTTCCTTTTTGTGGGAAAGAATTGTCAACTGAATAGAAGCTATATAGAAGATCATAAATAGCAAGAACATATCTATAGTACCTCAACTAGCGGTTTTTTACCCCGAAGCAGAGCATCGACACTTCTTTCAGTCTGCATTTTGTTCTCCAAAATGAAAAAGAGCTATTAGAACTCAAAATGCTGGCAGAGAGATCACAAAGGATAAAGTTATGGCTTTTAACTCAAAGATTTCCTTTCATTCCTTGCAATGCAAGGAACCTATATTACTCATTGACAATAAGCTAGTAtgcaaaaagaataaacaaggGGATCAAAGGTGGAGGGGAATATGTGCCAACATGTCAATATGGAGGCGTTGCTGTCTAGCATGTGATATTTTCTATATTACACTATTGCCTCAAAGTGGTGACTAACCCGGTGTACAATCCAGTAGTCTCTCTCGTTTATTTCaatcaaaaaaggaaagggCGATGGAGCTTTCCTCTCAAGAACACTTTTACTGCAGTTCCTGATTCGTGCCTCCTGATCACTTAGAGTCACAGTTACTACTCCTCCAATCTGTAAAATTTGACAATTCAAGTGACCAGAAAGGAAGCATTATCGCCTAATAATGAAGAGTAATAATGAGAAGAAAactgaatatataaaagatacTAAGGCAAACAAGAAGAGATATACCCAGTGTCTTTCCGGTGCTTGTGGCTGGAACTCAACAGAGAGCATCCAGGCAGAGGAAATGACTATTCCTAGATTCTTAGATTGGTTTTCtttgacattttatttttcatgcagTGAGTACTATCCCAACAAGTAGAAATTAGCGAGGTGCAAATTCTGCAATTGTAGCGTCTATAGGCTTTCTTACAATTTGAATATGCTATTTTCGGGTGTTTAGTTCATCATTTATCATCTTTGAGTTTATGTTCATTTTTCTGTTATCCTTGATGAGTGACTGACACCCCCTTTGTGCCTTGTCTAATGGAATACTCCGCCTTcatttatcaaaagaaaaaaagcacACACACAAGTGCTAGCATCTGAAATGGAAAAGTCTAATTCTGAATCTGAATGCAAAAGTAATGTTTGCTTACACTTACCAACCAAAAAGCAGGTACGAAAAGATGCTTTAAGAATATATTCAAATGATGCTGAAATGGATTATTGTGCAGGACAGTAAGAAAAAAGAGGAGTTCCTCATTAAGGAAATCATTAGGTGTTCCAAACATACCAGATCAGACAGAATTGGattcttaattatattctctagcTGTTCACCATGAGCTGTACCAATAAGCATAACACCTCTCTCAGCAATTGTACGACAAGCATGAACTTCAGATTCAGTGCCAATCTCATCTATAATGATCACCTCAGGCATGTGGTTCTCCACTGCCTCAATCATAACCTGATGCTGCAATGATGGGTCCGGAACCTGCAATCTTCTTGCCCCTCCTATTGCTGGGTGTGGGATATCCCCATCACCTCCTATTTCATTGCTTGTGTCAACAATAACCTACCACAATGATCCCTAAGCTGTGAAAACTTCTTTCATTAGCAGCATAATAAGGAAATAAGATTTGAGAAGTAAGTAGGAGAGTGAAACCATAAAGTTAATTGCAGCAGTAGTTAACAAACCACTCTTTTATGAAGTTCATCGGACAAGACACAAGATATCTCTCGCACAATCGTAGTTTTACCAACACCAGGTCTGTTAATTTAAAGAGAGACAAATCAAAAAAAGACAGAATAACTTGACAGGATAGCAAGgtatagtcaattgtgataaagCTTGATGGTTATCAGCTTAGTACAACACATTAGAAAAATTGAGGCAACTGCAGGTGGGTCAGACATGATTTACATCTATTTGTAACTCACTTACCGTCCAACAAACAAGATGCTTTCACCAAAATCAAGCAAATCCCGCACCATGTCAATCTGTCCTCTGGCCCTGCCAACTCGGCAAGTCAAACCAATGACTTCACCCTTCCTATTCCTAATTGAGGAAATGCGATGCAAAGTACCCTCAATGCCAGCTCTATTATCTCCTCCAAATTGTCCAATTTCCTTGAGGACACATTGTATTTCTTCCATAGAGACCTGCTTAACAGAAGAAACAGATATAACTTCacatttcaaaaaaagaagaagcagaTATAATTAAGCTCTTCAATAATCTTCTGGTGT
This genomic window contains:
- the LOC125854298 gene encoding uncharacterized protein ycf45; this encodes MRSSLLMSVVTSVITPAIKSKSCCFMSLSHYPPLMTASYRCFRARSSLSCCNSHVDDDMSALFQILPCDLRDTLLCDPSQDQLVEVILDLGCLPQAHYIDDSGRRYLRNTEVSMEEIQCVLKEIGQFGGDNRAGIEGTLHRISSIRNRKGEVIGLTCRVGRARGQIDMVRDLLDFGESILFVGRPGVGKTTIVREISCVLSDELHKRVVIVDTSNEIGGDGDIPHPAIGGARRLQVPDPSLQHQVMIEAVENHMPEVIIIDEIGTESEVHACRTIAERGVMLIGTAHGEQLENIIKNPILSDLIGGVVTVTLSDQEARIRNCSKSVLERKAPSPFPFLIEINERDYWIVHRTERSVDALLRGKKPLVEVRRRTQQLQVVIERWRTKA